Proteins found in one Hevea brasiliensis isolate MT/VB/25A 57/8 chromosome 18, ASM3005281v1, whole genome shotgun sequence genomic segment:
- the LOC110639397 gene encoding uncharacterized protein LOC110639397, with amino-acid sequence MGKTFTLIQTVATAGLFSAVSFWYGFMFGRESARKELGDLIEDLRRGNSSSTPPPNS; translated from the exons ATGGGAAAAACATTCACTCTCATTCAAACAGTTGCCACTGCAGGATTATTCTCTGCTGTTTCCTTTTG GTATGGTTTTATGTTCGGAAGAGAATCAGCTCGCAAGGAGCTCGGTGACTTGATTGAAGATCTTCGCCGTGgaaattcctcttcaactcctCCTCCAAATTCCTAA
- the LOC110639402 gene encoding probable serine/threonine-protein kinase PBL19, with translation MKCFYIFKDKSKKKKGDSRSAPELGNRSAPDSLPLSRTTRSLPSPRGITELYKEKEHNLRVFSFQELREATNGFNRLLKIGEGGFGSVYKGTIRPADGQGDSVPVAIKKLNKYGLQGHKQWLAEVQFLGVVSHPNLVKLLGYCSEDNERGIQRLLVYEYMPNKSLEDHLFNKGLPALPWKMRLEIMLGAAEGLAYLHGGMEVQVIYRDFKSSNVLLDVNFKPKLSDFGLAREGPTGDRTHVSTGVVGTYGYAAPEYVETGHLTSHSDLWTFGVVLYEILTGRRTLERNRPTIEQKLLDWVKQFPADSKRFSMILDPRLRNDYSIVSAKKIAKLADSCLNKNPKDRPTMAEVVEGLKQAIQDLEGTSTSTSKSTGTSTSGSVESSRSRMVNRKLIKA, from the exons ATGAAGTGCTTTTATATTTTCAAGGATAaatccaagaagaagaaaggagattCAAGATCGGCCCCAGAATTGGGAAACAGAAGCGCACCAGATAGTTTACCTTTGAGCCGTACAACAAGATCTTTACCTTCTCCTAGAGGTATAACTGAATTGTACAAAGAGAAGGAGCATAATTTGAGAGTTTTCTCTTTTCAAGAGCTTAGAGAGGCAACAAACGGTTTTAACAGACTCCTCAAGATTGGAGAAGGTGGTTTTGGGAGTGTGTATAAGGGAACAATTCGGCCTGCCGATGGTCAAGGAGATTCCGTACCAGTTGCCATAAAGAAGCTCAACAAGTATGGCTTGCAG GGCCATAAACAATGGCTTGCAGAAGTTCAATTTCTTGGAGTTGTTAGTCACCCAAACCTAGTAAAACTTCTAGGTTACTGCTCAGAAGATAATGAAAGAGGGATCCAGCGGCTATTGGTTTATGAATATATGCCTAACAAGAGCCTAGAAGATCATTTATTTAACAAAGGTTTGCCCGCTTTGCCTTGGAAAATGAGATTAGAAATTATGCTTGGTGCAGCTGAAGGATTAGCTTACTTACATGGGGGAATGGAAGTCCAG GTGATATATCGAGATTTCAAATCCTCAAATGTGCTGTTGGACGTAAACTTTAAACCAAAACTCTCTGATTTTGGGCTTGCTAGAGAAGGGCCAACAGGTGACCGTACTCATGTATCCACAGGG GTGGTTGGTACATATGGGTATGCTGCCCCAGAATATGTTGAGACAGGTCACCTCACAAGCCACAGTGATCTATGGACCTTTGGTGTGGTGCTGTATGAAATCCTTACAGGTAGGCGAACTTTGGAAAGAAACCGGCCAACAATTGAACAGAAGCTTCTTGATTGGGTGAAACAGTTTCCAGCTGACAGTAAAAGGTTCAGCATGATATTGGACCCACGGCTCAGAAATGATTACTCTATCGTGTCAGCAAAGAAAATTGCTAAATTGGCAGATAGCTGTCTGAACAAGAATCCAAAAGATCGGCCAACTATGGCCGAGGTCGTTGAGGGCTTGAAACAAGCAATACAAGACTTAGAAGGCACAAGCACTTCTACTAGTAAGAGCACAGGCACTTCTACTAGTGGAAGTGTTGAATCATCTCGATCTAGAATGGTCAACAGAAAATTGATCAAG GCATAA